Genomic segment of Malania oleifera isolate guangnan ecotype guangnan chromosome 7, ASM2987363v1, whole genome shotgun sequence:
tagtttgtacCAATACAATgtcatgggagtctgggactagccatgtgccggtgacGCCAGGTATCGCGAGCCGacttcaggccaaagggtgtgacgataccgggttgcttgatcatgtgtgtctgtgcttgtatgcactgttgtgaaactagtactagaactgcatttaactgtgcatgtgttgtgtatcatgataacactcggatgttacacaccgatataacctgtattcttacttactgagaaatgtctcacccctactgtacgtacatattttcaagtccttcgggtaaccggagctAACTTCTTGGTGTAGGGGCGTAGTGGTCAGTGTACCACagatagcgcttgggtaagtgctatgACTTGTGTTCtcaggttgtcattttgggtatgATTGATAATCGGGTTTATATGTTGTGCTATGGAGCTTGGACTCCTGTTGtacagactctagtatggtactacatgtatatatatgtataaacatTTTTTCgagttatggaacaaataacatggctgaattgaaggtgattattttagggattaatctgtgcaaagatctcgaATTTGATCAAGtagagattgcatgtgactctgctttgtttGTTCACTGGATAAATTCTggaagtgctcggtttggaacttatgggaattgtgggaagaacttatgcTAGCATTAAGAAGCATACAGTTCAAAGTGAAACATGTTTAtagggaggcgaataaaagtaCGAATTTTTTTGCCAAACAAGGTGAATCTAGcatttctcgatcatatagttgtcaaaatgatcttcctcagcaagtcaagggaatgattcgattgaacttgttgggttttccttctttgcgcttataatgttttgtgttattacacttttagtggtttagttttttagttttttggttgctagtgtttggttttttggtttggtttatgttggttaagttagttttagggtcttggaatttGCTTTTattgtcccaaagtctcaaaattATAATCACggttttcctccaccataagtgaggggttttctaataaagttaggaggtgccgccctcttttacccaaaaaaaaaaaaaaaacatttttccaCTATGTACATGACTGTATGTGGATGTATATTGGGTGCCTAGAAACCCTACGGGATCGGagcctcattcattgtactgtatctttgaaTGATTTGTTGGATACAACGACAGGTTAGAtcacattttcacccctaggtcccatttccgggttcggggcgtgacagttcAGATTCAAGTTTTATATGGAGAATAGTGTGTAGTAGTACCATTGAAAGTTTCTTCTGTAAATGAAATATTAAGTTCTTCAAAGAGTTGTTCATCATGAGTGTGTTTTGAGTCTCCTTAAGTTCCAATAATAAGATTGCATTAGAGTTGTCAAATCAAGTCAATGGAATTTTTGACCTtaacttttttattaaaaaaaaaaaaaatttaagttcgaAACTTGCACGAGcgagattattttaaaattgttgaaTTTGAAATTGGTTGAATTCTTGACCTAAAGGCTTTCTTAAACCTTGAGCTGCACTCGATTAAGGTTTGTTTCAGTTGTAAACTAATAAACAATGCATGTATGaactataaaataatataatattaaatttgtataaaacatataatttatcaCTTAAACAatgtaaaaataagaaaatatcaAAAGTTTAATTAGGTTCAACTGGTCTTGcaaatataatattatgaaaCCTAACTGCCCTAATGATTTGAGTTGAGATAAGGAGTTGAATCTTATCAAGATATAGAGGGAGGCAAACTCACTTGTCCGCCAGCTTGATTCACTAACCTGTTGCCCTCACTTAGAAGCTTATAATGAACTGTCTAGCTCCATTGTTTTGGCTTGGGAGTCTTTAACCTCCTCCTTGCGTAGCTCCCATTAGAAGCTTATAATGAACTGTCTAGGGCACCGGATCTTATAGAAGCTACATTGTTTTGGCTTGGAGCCTTTAATCTCCTTGTATGGCTCCCACTCAGAAGCTTATAAGCAACTGTCTAGGGCATCAGATCTTATAGAAGCTCCATTGTTTTAGCTTGGGAACCTTTAATCTCCTTCCTGTATAAAATGAATCAGACACACTACTACACATTTCAAGTACACAAAGCACCTCCCTCATGACACATCTGAAGAAGAATGCCACGCAAGCCGGATTCTGGACGAAAATAGAAATGGATCCTAAGTCAACGAGGGGAGCAATGGGGGGAAAATTTAACAGTCAATGAGTGGTGCGCAATGATGGATAAATTTCCTTGAAAATAGAGAACCAGACTTGGCCATAGCAGCAGTAAGCAAAGCCAACAAAAGCCCGCAGAAGAGAATTGATGTAAAAATAATAAGATTGAATTGAGCCAACTGAACTATAAATTATTTGACACTACACGTTTTGATTGTGAAGAACCTGCAAGCTAACCCTAACATTCTACATCTGCAATTTAACCATGAATGAAGTTAATGGTATGGCACTTGCTCCCAATGGCTTTAACATCAACTGCCAGTAGTCTCTTTCGGAACAGACTACAATTAGGCACCCAGAATGATAAGTACAAACAACACATCAGGAATAGGTTAAACCGTGACGACTTAAGTTCACACAGGGATTGCCTCGGGTAATGACTCGGGAGGAGCACCATGGCTGCCATTGAGCACAGTAACATTCCCATCAGAATCAACATCCACAATAACTGAATCCCCCTCTTTTATTTCACTCGCAAGCATCTTCTCAGCCATGCTGTCCTCAAGAAGTCTCATTATGGCTCTTCTGAGAGGCCTCGCCCCATAGCTTGGGTTGTACCCTTCCTCTACCACCCTATCCCTAAACCTCTCCGTCACCTGAAGATCTATCTCTTTATCCTTCAGCCTCTCAAAAACTTCCTTTAGCATTATATCAGCTATCTCCTTTACCTCCAGCTTTGTGAGCTGCCGGAAAACAATCATCTCATCCAATCTATTCAAGAACTCTGGTCTAAAATATTGCTTTAGTTCCTCTGTCACAAGGCTCTTAATTCGATTGTAGCTGCTGTCCTTCTCATCATAATCAAGATCAAATCCTATCCGACGGCCTCCCTTCTCAATAACACTGCTGCCAACATTTGATGTCATTATCAGAAGTGTGTTCTTGAAGTCCACAGTCCTCCCCTTGCTGTCCGTAAGCCTTccatcctcaagtatctgaagcATCATGTTGAAGACGTCAGGGTGAGCCTTCTCAATCTCATCAAAGAGTACAACAGTGTAAGGACGACGCCGAACAGCCTCAGTAAGCTGACCACCCTCAGTGTAACCAACATACCCAGGTGGTGAACCAATGAGCTTCGAGACTGTGTGCCTCTCCATGAACTCACTCATATCTAGTCGGATCATGGCTTCTTCAGAACCAAAGTAGTAAGCAGCTAGGGCTTTTGCAAGTTCTGACTTTCCCACACCAGTGGGACCTgaaaagatgaagcttgcaattgGCCGGTTGGGATTCTTAAGTCCCACACGGGCACGGCGAATAGCACGACTGATGGCTTTGACAGCTTCATCCTGACCAATGACTCGTGTGTGGAGGGTCTCTTCCATTTTGAGAAGACGGTCAGATTCATCAGTCGACACTTTTTCAACAGGAATTCCAGTCCAAGAAGAGACGATATGCTGAATGTCCACATCTGTCACAACAGGACCTCCATCCCCTGCCTCAGCCTCTGCCTTGCTCATCTCTTTGCCTTTGTCTATAAGGGTGGATATTTGTGCCTTAAGATCCATTTCTCGATCACGTAAACCACCAGCCTGGTCAAGAGTTGCAGTGTAATTCGTAAGCTAACTGGATAAAACTTTTTAGCAACTACAAGATGGAATTCAGTAGGCAATATATTCAGTACTTAAAGACAGTTTATACCAATCACCAACAGGATGTTTATATCTATAAACAACATTTAGAAGAGGAAGAACTCTTCCTCATTAAATCTTTGACCCTTTTCTCGTCACTAAAACAAGCGGCAGATaataccttttcaaaatcctgGCTCCGAACAGCTTCATTCTTCTCTTTTGTGATCTGCCTAAGTTCTTTCTCAAGTTCTCTAGCTTCTTCAGGAAGCTACAACAAATGATTGTGTACCAGTTAACCTATAGAATGGAAAGGTAAAAGGAATGATGGCAAAACTGGAATAGAACCTCATACCTGTGCATGACGAAGCCGAACCCGAGAACCAGCTTCATCAATCAAGTCAATTGCCTTATCAGGCAGAAAGCGGTCACTGTATTTACAGAAAATATGAGTAGACAAATTATGCATCACGAAAGTAATCTTGTACTCTTGCAGAAGAAAAATAGCTGGCAGTCCACCAGCTTAATAATATAAAGAACATCAACAAGCATAAAGGGCAAAGTTGCTGATAACTTGAGCCAAAAAAGCCTTAATATGGGAATAAATAAGATGATTCAAGATCCAATTTTATTCATTATTAGTTGTATTGGGTTAGGAatacatttttattaatttacaatttttttatttagggATTTAATGTCATCTTCCCTATGTTTGTTTCCTTATTTAGATTTTGGAGAAAAACCTAACATGATTGATAgttgaaaccctaattttttcTCTTCTTCCCTTTATTCACCAACTGGCCCTGTGTTGTTCTGGTTCTGCATCAAGTCAGCTATCCAACTTCTCAGGACTGGCTATACAACTACTTTTTGCCATTTATGACAACTATCAAGGACCATATCATAAACCTTTGTGCTTATGCTGTAAAACAAGAACTAGTTTAACGATTATTCATGGCAATAAAAATCTAATAATGTATCCCTAGCCCATCAAACCATTGCGCGGAGCTGGTTGGCTATGCAGAAGACAATATTACTCTAACAGGAGAGTTTACTAAGCAGTAGGGACCCACAAAATGTTAACAGATTCATTTATTAAACTTAATTAGTTACTTCTATTGGAAATTCCTGAAAGATGTGATCATCAAAGCATTCATTATTTGATAGTTAAGAAAATGCAAGTTGAGTGTATCTCAGTTGACACTCCCAACATATTCTACCAAGGCTATTTTTTATTTCCTCATCCCCTTTATTCCGCCTCATTTGCCCACTCTAAAAATAAATAGAGTCAAGAGTTTAAATCAAGTTAGCCCTAAAATAACTATCCAACATTGAAAATAGTGACCATCGGAAAAAAGAAAATTGGCTAACTTAGCGAAGCATGACATCTCATCCCCTCAATTTCTTTTCCTAATGTGAACCGTGAGTTGTCAAAGCTTTTAATACAGCCTCACCAGGTTGCCTTGTAAAACTGGGGCTTCAAATGGTACACGCTTCTCCTATGATGAACTTGTAAGTACAACTCTTCAGATGAGTCCTTGTAAGGTGTTCTAGCTCAAACCCAAACATTGGATGCCAGATAAGTGGATACAGATTCACAAAAGGTCATACAGTTCATTAAGTTAAAAACCATGTTCTCTGAGTCTTAACCTTAGCGCTATCTGATGATCTTACAATCTTATTAACTTAGTGCTATCTCATGCTTAGCACACACTTGGAATTAACTTTTTATGGGCAATATAATCATAGTCTTATGCATCAACAGATCTTAATTCATAGAGAAAGACTTATAAGGAATGGTTCCTCCATGTAGGATTTACAACCTGCCAATCATGTGGATATTATATAAATGTTTGGACCTACTAATGTGGTCCAAAGCCTACATCATTTGGACCCACATCAAATCATACCTCTCACTTATATGGATCCATGTGCTAATGTGGCATCATGTGATTTGGTAGGTTGTAAATCCTACATGGCGGAACTGTTTGCTTCAAGTCTTTCTCCAATTGatatattaattcaaaacaaGCAATCACGATGCCTTTTGCAAGTAGCTCAAGAGAACTGGGTAAATCGTCCCCACCCCTtcccccaaaataaataaataaaataatatccaGTGTGTTAAATTACTTTAAATTTGATACATGTTTAATTCTCCATTCCAGTGGATTCCCCACTTCTGCTCCCCCCTCCCTTCTTAAGACTTGTTATGGTCCAAGAGTAACACTAGGAAATGTAATCAGAGCAATGACCTAAGGAGCACTGTCATTCTTGGCAGTTCAATAAGGATGATGATTTAAAAGTGAGACATAATTTTCTCTACTCTTAATATATTTCTTCTACaattaggagaaaaaaaaaagtgtgaagTACTGCAAAACGATAGTGCAGCCTCCAATGATTCTCTATCTTGttctaattttcttttatttcactGCATAGTTCATCTTCCTCGACTTcaattttttaacattttaaaGCAAGAGAACAAGACATCGTAGGTTCTCAGACATTGCAACCGTTAAAATACATAAACACCTCAAACTGCGTCATGCCTAAGAGCTCATGACACATTATTAACGCAACTGCTCAAATATGCTTTTGCAATCTAATTTTTGAGGTTAGTAAATATGAACACAAACAATGATGCTGACCCAAATAGGGGGGATGCTTCTGAGTATCTCTATCTATGTTGCACAAGTGCCCCAAACAAGTGTAAAATACCACAGCTAATGGCTCTAATTTGCACAAAACCCAACCAAGAAAGAGCACACTAGACCGGAGACAACTGCATACTGCTTGTCTTCCTCGGGTTGACAAAACCTTGTAAAGATGTACCCAAGTGCTCCTCCATAATCCTACTATAGGCTAGTACATCACTGAAATTGACCACAGGAAAATTAGAAATTTCTCCATGAATTAATGCAAGACATGCAATTCTAATCTAGTGGTAGCCGCTAAAATAAACCATCCTGGATTTTAATGCCATCCCCACTCATCTTTTGGTCTAATTCTAATATAGCGATAGCCACTACACAAGTAGCAGTGGCAAAATGAATCAATGCCTAATGGTGATCCATCCATTTAAATCAGGTTCAAGTTTAAGGTATAGTGACCCACTtataatcaaaaccctaacccaaccCCTTTATTTAATGGGTTAAGCAGGTTCTAGTAAAGTACCCGACCAGTTACCAGTCAAACCCATAGATGctgtttttttgaaaattttcaatttatattttttgaaatagtaaaaagaaaaataataaataatcaaaataagtgctatttaaaaaaaaattgactcaCATTTGTTGAATTTTAAGaagcaaaatgataaatatgcattttttaaaaatattaactcaTATTTTtcgaaatattaaataaatttttttaaaaaaatgttataCATTTTTCAACAAGTACTCATTTCTAACCCGTTAACTGATTTGACGGGTTCAAGTTTATGTTCTACATGCTTGTTTATAAAAAGGTCAACTTGAACCCCAGCCCGTTTAAGTCCCACATGTTAACAACCCAACCCTTTGACCCATTTTGCCAACCCTACCATTAGGAAGTGGCCTAAGCATGCAAATATTTTTAAGGTTCATAGCTTTCATGCGTTAACTACTTCCTGTAGGCATTTCAAATGGGGTTTTCGCACTATTTTGGTTCCTATTACTGAGGTGTCATTGGGAAACACTTGGGAGAAGTCTCAaactgaaaaaaataaataaataaataataataataataataataaaagaaaataaaaatgcttCATTTGATAGGTGCTAATAGTAAGTGTTGAattagaaaaatgttgaaaatcaGACGCACTGTTGTTTGTGTCTAAAACTAATTGttgattattaatttatgtaaataatattatttccaaTTTTTATATTACAAAAGACAGTATATTAGATAGAATAAACAAAGAAAGGGGACAAGAAGTCCAgctaaaaaaaagtaaaaataaccTTATGACCAATTAAATTAATATGATTTatctttattatgttttatttaacaataatatattataatttataatgcataataaaagaatatatgatttttttatagcaaaagaaaatatattaagaaagagaatgtacAATCATAACAAGAATACCAAATCctcaaaaaaaagagaaaaaacaaaataaaactctgaaaaaataaaagaaaaaataaaagcagAACTCCTAATATCATAGTTCACTGAACACTTCTCATCTTGGTTCACTGAACACTTCAAATTACCTAGTTCCCTTTGACCTTTCTTCACTTTTGATTTCGCCCCATCAAGCCTACCTTCACTTCCTCCTTGATCAGATGACTTAAGGCCCAATTCATCCAACAAACACCGAGTTTCATCGTCTTTCCTAAAGATTTATTGGATTGGAGTAGGCAGAATTCCATCCTTAACCTTATGTTCAACTTCAGTAACCTCATCATCAAAATATTAATTCCCTCTAAGCCTTCTAAAGGAGGCggcacataagataaatcccctaaGCAATCAACAGAAGAATCAGAGGAATATCCACACTGATCCCAAACatgatcaaaaattaaaccttttttattttcaaaatcactacTCCCTACACTATCCTAATCCGTAACATCTCCCCATCTCTAACTATCCTTGCATCATTTGGCCCTCTCACCAATTGGCTCCTCCACAATACTCAGAACAcctttggaatctttcttaataATTTTATGTGTTCTCTCACCTGACAAATCTCGCATATCTTCATTAAGTTTCCTCCCTTCTGCACCAGTTTGCACTTCCTTACGACGGCATAAACCTTTCCACTTTTCAAATTATCCGAACTATCTTCCATCAAGATTTCCAATTGACCCAAACATTAAGTCCTGCTTTTCAAACTCCCAAGAAATAAGATTATTAGAACCAGAATCCCCTCTTTCACCCCTGAAGCTTGCCACCTTGATTTCCTACTTCCGTTGCCTGCTCTTTTGATTGAAGGGTGGTGAATCAAATGGTAGAGGTAGTGTGTCAAAACAACTCTGGCAAGGTGGAATTTTAAAAGGGTTGTGGCACATGGGAATTCTCCGGGGGTCAGACAGCAATGAAACTTCAGGGGATGGTGTTTCAGGGCTGTCTTTGATGGTGTGGGTGGTGTCGAGAAAATTTTCTGGAAAGAGGTGTTGAAAATTGAGTGGTACAACTGTAATTTCTGGAAAAGTTGCACATGAACAGTGCTTCAAATTATCTTCTGTGAACTCTGAACTTTGTTATTGCAGCAATAGCCTGTGGGAGTAAATTGCACTTGTTTGGCGGATGTGGTTCAAATTTTTGGATGACCCTTCAATAGGAGTAAGAAATTGATGGATCAGCTAAAGAGGAAGATTCCGGACGAATCAAAGTTTGCTTTGAAACCAAATTGATGGACAGGAACAGAAAGTCAGAAATAGAGAGAGATGCAGAGAATTAAGGAAGAGGAATagaaaggagaagagaagaattGGAGGAGAAGAATATAAGTTACAGACAGCAGAAATTTTGAGAAGAACAGAGAGCGAGAAGGTAGACAAAATAGAGAAGGGCAGGGaggaaagaagagaaaagagaggagagggagaggttgcaggagagagagggaaaaccAGTATTCAAATCTGATAATTGATAACTAGTAGAATacaaactaaaacaaataatcaaaataaCCCCAAGTAAAACAAACAATTACAATGTAACCCCGCAACACTTTAAAATACATGAAATCACCCTAAATTAAATGAACTTCTAAGCATCTAAATTCACTAATTTAAAACAAAATCCCTAATTTCTAAATCTTCAAACAAAACATGATCACTAAGAATCATCTGCAAGCAATCCTCTATCAGAATTAGAAGAAAAGTACACCATAAAGAAGAGTAAAGAAAACAGGGAGGATAGGATCGCACGCGAATGGGAGGAATCACCAGAACAAGAACAAAGccaaaaaaaatctaaaatacaAATAACTGGAGCAAAGCAACCCAATCCCACTGTACATCTTCCATAGTAAATGATGAAACAGACCCAAAATGACGCAAGAAACACCATTCTACTCCAAAGAAAATTATAAGTATCTGACTTTTAAAATTTCAGGCATTTCTCTCCAACCAGATACACCAAAGGCTGGTAATAATTGAGCAATGCGACAAGGCCTTTCTCGCCTTCCCCTTCCTGAACCCCctaaacaacaaacaacaaaacaGAACAGAAAATGCCttcaaagagaaaggaaaaacTCTTTCCAAGAATACCAAACAAAACTTGCACCAAAGCAACCACAAGAAATGACGATGTAAGAACAAGCGTGATCAGTTCTTCCCAATCTTAAACTGAAGGATACACAAATCAGGCGATAAATACTTAGTAGGTCTCTGTTTCTGAAGCAAGTAATTAGTGTTAATTTTTTCCAGGATCACTGGCGCCACATAAAGGCCTTAGTCAGCTTTCCAAATGAAAGAGTGAAGGCAAAATGAGAAACATTGGGATCAAGAATTAAATGAGAGAAGAATGATTACAAGAAAAAATCCACAGAAGAGTCCAAAGCccaagctcagaatgtatgatcAAACAGCCACATTATCTAGGGTAAAATCCTGCATTTATGAAGAGCTTGCAGATGTACAAATAACTGAACATGGACATTTAAGGCTTGAATCATTCCCAAAATGATGCAGGATGGTAGAAATCGTAAGTGAAGCTTCAACTAGAAACTCAGAGGAAGGCATTTGACTTGAAATTTTGGTTAATTGAAGCACCAAATGGCTATGAGCTCGAGAAGTcaggaaattcaaattttagatgTCCAAGGACCAGTATTTGAAGACTACAAATAGAAGAAAATTTCCAAGCTGCTGACAAAAAAGAAGCACTAAGCTAATTTTTGTATGCGCTTTGGGCTCCCACATTCTGCTTCTCAATTTTGTGTCACATTGGTTTACTTTGCCTTTCAAGTGGCTTAAGTTCGTAGTTGGGTGTTTTGCCCTTTGAGTGATCATTTGGCACTTGTAATTGCGCATGAGGCCCAAATTTTGGAGGTAAGGATTCACACCTGATACCCTCCCCAAATCCAAATTGGCGTGTGTACTGGGTACTACACTGCTACCTTTTATGTTGATTGCATGTGATCATCAAATTTCTTGAGATGAAATTAAATTGAAATGGAACCcgttaaatttttgaaattaacccaattcacccttcaCCCTTCTCAAGTTGCTAACTAATAGCACTAATACCttgttttcaaaaatatgtcaacTGCAAATACAAATGAACGAAAAAATAATTTGCTTTAAACCACAAACCTAATGTACTGGTGTGATAGCTGTGCAGCAGCAATTATGGCCTCATCCGTGTAATGAAGCTTGTGATGGATCTCATATCGCTCCCGTAGTCCTTTTAGAATCTGTATGGTTTCATCTACAGAGGGTTCAGGCACTTTCACAGGTTGAAATCGTCTTTCCAAAGCTGGGTCTTTCTCAATATGCTTTCTATATTCATCAAGTGTTGTGGCACCAATACACTGCacaaataattatgaaataattTGAGCCGTTTTACATGATAAACTCAAAAGTAGGGAGCACTTATCCAATTTCCCATGTTAAAATCTGACTACTTATGAAACACCGCATGATTATATTTCCATTACTTCAATGAAAAATGTCCTATGTCAGCTAAACACAAGGACAAAGGGGGAAAGGTTGAAGTAAAATATATACAATTTAAGAATCTAAAAGCATAAGTGCACATAACTTAATAAAGATTACCACCGCTCAAGTGAACTCATAGCAAAAGCCCATGCAGCATTGATATATTAAAACTCAGATAGCCCAACCTTGCCACAACTTAAAGAACTCAtaatgcacgcacacacacacacacacatatatatatcatgctttgTGCGCATCTACAAGATCTCTAGTACCTGAAGTTCACCTCTTGCCAGAGCCGGTTTTAAGATGTTTGCAGCATCAATTGCCCCTTCTGCTGCTCCAGCTCCAATTAAAGTGTGCACCTCATCAATA
This window contains:
- the LOC131159392 gene encoding ATP-dependent Clp protease ATP-binding subunit ClpA homolog CD4B, chloroplastic-like, with the protein product MARVLVQYTNIPSSITGQRDGRVQGSEKTKSTIKMICSSQTPRIRIRGFSGLRTSHALDTILRPRQDFFSKVAAAISAREAKGKASRGVPVAMFERFTEKAIKVIMLAQEEARRLGHNFVGTEQILLGLIGEGTGIAAKVLKSMGVNLKDARVEVEKIIGRGSGFVAVEIPFTPRAKRVLELSLEEARQLGHNYIGSEHLLLGLLREGEGVAARVLENLGVDLSNIRTQVIRMVGESAEAVGANVGAGGASSNKMPTLEEYGTNLTKLAEEGKLDPVVGRREQIERVTQILGRRTKNNPCLIGEPGVGKTAIAEGLAQRIATGDVPETIEGKKVITLDMGLLVAGTKYRGEFEERLKKLMEEIKQSDEIILFIDEVHTLIGAGAAEGAIDAANILKPALARGELQCIGATTLDEYRKHIEKDPALERRFQPVKVPEPSVDETIQILKGLRERYEIHHKLHYTDEAIIAAAQLSHQYISDRFLPDKAIDLIDEAGSRVRLRHAQLPEEARELEKELRQITKEKNEAVRSQDFEKAGGLRDREMDLKAQISTLIDKGKEMSKAEAEAGDGGPVVTDVDIQHIVSSWTGIPVEKVSTDESDRLLKMEETLHTRVIGQDEAVKAISRAIRRARVGLKNPNRPIASFIFSGPTGVGKSELAKALAAYYFGSEEAMIRLDMSEFMERHTVSKLIGSPPGYVGYTEGGQLTEAVRRRPYTVVLFDEIEKAHPDVFNMMLQILEDGRLTDSKGRTVDFKNTLLIMTSNVGSSVIEKGGRRIGFDLDYDEKDSSYNRIKSLVTEELKQYFRPEFLNRLDEMIVFRQLTKLEVKEIADIMLKEVFERLKDKEIDLQVTERFRDRVVEEGYNPSYGARPLRRAIMRLLEDSMAEKMLASEIKEGDSVIVDVDSDGNVTVLNGSHGAPPESLPEAIPV